Proteins encoded by one window of Flagellimonas lutaonensis:
- a CDS encoding DUF6730 family protein, which produces MAKLDEIAELLTEEIRSFGSWVTELKVLLKNIDEFGFEPDTSEMERLLNVHQSNLKSISEKQHQALDKALKNIDKSRLIPKWEVALIYTVMILNATVFGYFGYHYIQYEKQKETAYLEGKNEGLFKATQYFEDHPVIFKDYQEWVQKHDSITNQK; this is translated from the coding sequence ATGGCAAAACTGGATGAAATAGCGGAACTGCTGACCGAGGAAATCAGGTCTTTTGGAAGTTGGGTTACTGAACTCAAAGTACTGCTCAAAAATATCGACGAATTTGGTTTCGAGCCGGACACCTCGGAAATGGAACGCCTGTTGAACGTACACCAATCCAATTTGAAAAGCATTTCGGAAAAGCAGCATCAGGCTTTGGATAAAGCACTAAAGAATATTGACAAATCGAGGTTAATACCGAAATGGGAGGTAGCTTTAATTTACACAGTAATGATTCTGAATGCAACGGTATTCGGTTACTTCGGTTATCATTACATTCAATATGAAAAGCAAAAGGAAACTGCCTATCTGGAGGGAAAGAATGAGGGATTATTTAAAGCGACACAATATTTTGAGGACCATCCTGTCATTTTCAAGGATTACCAAGAGTGGGTCCAAAAACATGACAGCATCACAAATCAAAAGTAG
- a CDS encoding relaxase/mobilization nuclease domain-containing protein gives MGKSISHTSASMAYGLREEKKPEIIHSQYLAGDTPKEITQEFRTIQQQNHQCKKNTLSFVLSPTIKDGREMKNKELQEITERFLKQMKLRENQAIAFVHRNRKHVHIHLYVNRINFQGQAYKDNFIGKRSQQAAERVAKEMGLTTVREVQQQKLDMAKDMRMILKRIHEKVISEMRPKDFDQYIKAMEAYPVKVIPSINKQNQLQGFRFEFAGQNLKGSEVHPSMSMNKIAEQIGFNRNVVEKAKTENAMKLMGNTVNLSPNLVAKIATKAISKTIKRTIDKGIGIEIGL, from the coding sequence ATGGGAAAATCCATATCGCACACATCGGCATCCATGGCCTACGGACTTCGGGAAGAAAAGAAACCCGAGATTATCCATAGCCAATATCTCGCCGGAGATACCCCAAAGGAGATTACACAAGAGTTCAGGACCATCCAACAGCAGAACCATCAATGTAAAAAGAACACCCTGAGTTTTGTATTGAGTCCAACCATCAAAGATGGCAGGGAAATGAAAAACAAAGAACTCCAAGAAATCACGGAACGCTTTCTGAAACAGATGAAATTACGGGAGAACCAGGCCATTGCATTTGTCCACAGAAACAGAAAGCACGTCCATATCCATTTGTACGTAAACCGAATCAATTTTCAAGGTCAGGCTTATAAAGACAACTTTATTGGAAAGCGGAGCCAGCAAGCTGCGGAACGGGTGGCAAAGGAAATGGGCCTGACTACAGTACGGGAAGTCCAACAACAAAAACTGGACATGGCGAAGGATATGCGGATGATTCTCAAAAGAATTCACGAAAAGGTCATCAGCGAAATGAGGCCAAAGGACTTTGACCAATACATTAAAGCGATGGAAGCCTACCCAGTAAAGGTCATCCCATCCATTAATAAGCAGAACCAATTGCAGGGCTTTCGGTTTGAGTTTGCAGGACAGAACTTAAAAGGCAGTGAGGTGCACCCTTCAATGTCCATGAACAAGATAGCCGAACAGATTGGATTCAACAGAAATGTAGTGGAGAAAGCAAAAACCGAAAATGCAATGAAACTGATGGGCAACACAGTAAATCTATCTCCCAATCTCGTTGCTAAAATTGCTACAAAAGCAATTTCAAAAACCATCAAAAGAACAATCGATAAAGGGATAGGAATCGAAATAGGATTGTAA
- the mbpA gene encoding mobilization protein MbpA has translation MKREFVQFRCSVYEKKLLKVKAKKSGLSISEYCRRAAFDDRIIERLSEDQIEAYKLLVQYQNNFKRIGNMFRKRNPKLADEVTQLAKEIREHLLRFKA, from the coding sequence ATGAAAAGGGAATTCGTCCAATTCAGGTGCTCAGTCTATGAGAAGAAACTGCTGAAAGTGAAGGCCAAAAAGTCAGGTCTCTCCATCAGTGAGTATTGTCGCCGTGCCGCATTTGATGATAGGATTATTGAGCGTTTATCTGAAGACCAAATTGAGGCTTATAAATTATTGGTTCAGTATCAGAACAATTTCAAGCGCATCGGGAACATGTTTCGAAAGCGAAATCCAAAATTGGCAGATGAAGTCACCCAACTGGCAAAAGAAATCAGGGAACACCTTTTAAGATTTAAGGCATGA
- a CDS encoding helix-turn-helix transcriptional regulator translates to MEADENVVELLKDIKQLLSHQKRIMNVNDLARYTGLSKSKIYKLTQLRLIPMGGNKYIRQKFFDKDIIDAWLMGKPNLSDEYLEAEFERRISKDKK, encoded by the coding sequence ATGGAAGCAGATGAAAATGTGGTGGAGCTTTTGAAAGACATTAAGCAGTTGCTATCCCACCAAAAGCGGATTATGAATGTCAATGACCTTGCCCGTTATACGGGACTATCGAAAAGTAAGATTTACAAACTGACACAATTACGATTGATACCCATGGGTGGTAACAAGTACATTCGCCAGAAATTTTTCGATAAGGATATTATAGACGCTTGGTTAATGGGTAAGCCCAACCTCTCCGATGAATATTTAGAAGCTGAATTCGAACGAAGAATTTCAAAGGATAAAAAATGA
- a CDS encoding DUF6617 family protein, which translates to MKLIDTIASWLVNIKLRKDRIENDTDSYLKRGNNGLYVWFLVFGAFFVFWALELYDDYELLWVALLPIALFVLIIMGILVRESYKEQLNRKHSTPKLKLVGINMDFNERVLRRIYNSLVRYELLDENLTSFADFHYFFVLDFEEHDSELHFICTQPQLKYILEKFKRFKNGLHLKTFERSEKVYHKGNLIYAKTLSKKYSEFPPGDEFEGLIDSFFDFLGDY; encoded by the coding sequence ATGAAGTTAATCGACACCATAGCCAGTTGGTTGGTCAACATCAAGTTGCGGAAGGATAGAATCGAGAATGATACGGACAGTTATCTAAAACGAGGCAACAATGGCCTGTACGTATGGTTTTTGGTTTTTGGTGCCTTTTTTGTCTTCTGGGCCTTGGAGCTGTATGATGATTATGAGCTTCTTTGGGTCGCATTACTTCCAATCGCACTGTTTGTTTTAATCATAATGGGGATACTCGTTAGGGAATCTTATAAAGAACAGTTGAATCGAAAGCATAGCACCCCCAAACTAAAACTTGTCGGCATCAATATGGACTTTAACGAAAGAGTCCTAAGAAGGATTTACAATTCCCTTGTCCGTTATGAACTATTGGATGAAAACCTGACCAGTTTCGCCGACTTCCACTACTTTTTTGTTCTTGATTTTGAAGAACATGATTCCGAGCTTCATTTTATCTGCACACAGCCTCAATTGAAATACATCCTCGAAAAGTTCAAACGGTTTAAAAATGGACTGCATTTGAAAACCTTTGAACGTTCGGAAAAGGTCTATCACAAGGGCAACCTTATCTACGCAAAGACCCTTTCCAAAAAGTATAGTGAGTTTCCTCCGGGCGACGAATTCGAAGGCCTAATCGACTCTTTCTTCGATTTTTTGGGGGACTATTGA
- a CDS encoding SIR2 family protein, whose translation MEIEFRDNAVNFLAKSLYQDSLSLFVGAGISKSFEVDDWKSLLNNLNKDEAIGLPLLEKERPSADEFQIAADKIVRELKGDEKKLIELISKYLYNGLNLESQKYDIFQHKALNSIAGLIIGGRRGRVKTVFTLNYDSLLEWYLSSFGLIVNSVSELPYFSAGHDVEIFHPHGYVPHPIMDDRPSKEIILSKSQADQRLGEDDSQWSVLVKHYLSKNNFLFIGMSEATSGDRLIAPLLRKIKNKVDRDLGVWIFIRDVDVAIKEELRDLRIAPLILDKDEVPKFLMDISTKAMKIALDNMN comes from the coding sequence ATGGAAATTGAGTTCAGGGATAATGCGGTAAATTTTTTGGCAAAAAGCCTATATCAAGATTCCCTCAGTCTTTTTGTGGGAGCCGGAATTTCTAAATCATTCGAAGTGGATGATTGGAAATCACTTTTGAACAACTTAAATAAAGACGAAGCAATCGGTTTGCCTTTATTGGAAAAAGAACGTCCAAGTGCAGATGAATTTCAAATTGCAGCAGATAAAATCGTCCGCGAGCTTAAAGGAGACGAAAAGAAACTTATCGAGTTGATATCTAAGTACTTATATAATGGACTTAATCTGGAAAGTCAGAAATATGATATTTTTCAACATAAGGCTCTTAATTCTATAGCAGGGCTGATAATAGGAGGAAGAAGAGGCAGGGTTAAAACAGTTTTTACACTAAACTATGATTCTCTACTGGAATGGTATTTGAGTTCCTTCGGACTAATTGTAAACAGCGTTTCTGAACTGCCTTACTTTTCTGCAGGCCATGATGTTGAAATATTTCACCCGCACGGATATGTACCTCATCCAATTATGGATGATAGACCTAGCAAGGAAATAATTCTGAGTAAATCTCAAGCCGACCAGAGGTTAGGGGAGGACGATAGTCAATGGTCAGTTTTGGTCAAACATTATTTATCAAAGAATAATTTTTTGTTTATTGGAATGTCAGAGGCCACTTCTGGAGATAGATTGATAGCCCCATTGTTAAGAAAGATAAAAAATAAAGTTGATAGGGATTTAGGTGTTTGGATATTCATCAGGGATGTAGATGTCGCGATAAAGGAAGAGTTGAGGGATTTGAGAATAGCCCCTCTTATTCTAGATAAAGATGAAGTCCCAAAATTCTTGATGGATATAAGTACAAAGGCCATGAAAATAGCTTTGGATAATATGAATTAA
- a CDS encoding site-specific integrase — translation MLENSRLSVIFITRKLERETENLMLYARITVDGKRAEFSLNRELKASLWDNRSKRGRGSSKYVTSVNKYLDQVFTGLHEAHRQLLQEGEDITSAKIKARYLGTDEQGKTLLDLISYHNATMKTSLRPGTMKNYYSTERCIKKYLKDELKIEDIPLNKLNYGFITDFEQYVRKYKPSTRMGCANNGAMKHMERLKKMSRLGVRLEWLEKDPFVNFKLRFEKTNRQFLTEWELQLVEQTTFKRPSTEQIKDLFIFACYTGLSFVDVQGLKVEHLVKGIDGNNWLYTKRAKTDEPLRIPLLPKALEIIEKYKTESRIVKGDRLLPRYSNQMINRTLKEIADACGIRKRMTFHTARHTFATSVTLSNGVPIETVSKLLGHTKLSTTQIYARVVEKKVGQDMQNLMDVMESKNQKATQL, via the coding sequence ATGTTAGAAAACAGTAGATTATCCGTTATTTTCATTACAAGAAAACTCGAGAGGGAAACTGAAAACTTAATGCTTTATGCGCGCATAACTGTAGATGGAAAAAGAGCGGAGTTTAGTTTGAATCGGGAATTGAAGGCCTCTTTATGGGACAACAGAAGCAAAAGGGGTAGGGGGTCTTCCAAATACGTAACCTCCGTAAATAAGTATTTGGACCAGGTTTTTACTGGCCTTCACGAAGCACATCGCCAACTTTTACAAGAGGGAGAAGACATTACTTCGGCAAAAATCAAGGCACGTTATCTCGGTACAGATGAACAAGGTAAGACCTTATTGGATTTGATTTCCTATCATAATGCCACGATGAAGACTTCCCTACGACCAGGAACCATGAAGAATTATTATAGCACGGAAAGATGTATAAAGAAATATCTAAAAGATGAGCTTAAGATTGAAGACATTCCATTAAATAAATTGAATTACGGTTTCATAACCGACTTTGAACAATATGTACGCAAGTATAAGCCTTCCACTCGAATGGGATGTGCTAATAATGGGGCCATGAAACACATGGAACGCTTAAAAAAGATGTCAAGGCTAGGTGTTCGCCTGGAATGGCTCGAAAAAGACCCCTTTGTTAATTTCAAGCTTCGATTTGAAAAAACTAATCGTCAATTTTTGACGGAATGGGAACTGCAGTTAGTGGAACAAACAACCTTTAAAAGGCCAAGTACCGAGCAAATTAAAGACCTTTTTATTTTCGCCTGTTACACAGGGCTTTCGTTTGTAGACGTCCAAGGTTTGAAGGTGGAGCATTTGGTAAAAGGTATCGATGGAAATAATTGGCTTTACACCAAAAGGGCCAAAACCGATGAACCCTTAAGAATACCTTTACTGCCGAAAGCTTTAGAAATCATTGAAAAATATAAAACTGAATCGAGAATAGTCAAAGGGGATAGGCTACTACCTAGGTATAGCAACCAAATGATAAATAGAACCTTAAAGGAAATTGCAGATGCTTGTGGAATCCGAAAAAGAATGACTTTCCATACCGCTAGACATACCTTTGCCACTTCCGTAACCCTATCCAATGGTGTTCCAATAGAAACCGTTTCAAAACTATTGGGTCATACCAAATTATCCACTACTCAGATTTATGCCAGGGTGGTTGAAAAGAAAGTTGGACAGGATATGCAAAATTTAATGGATGTAATGGAGTCAAAAAACCAAAAAGCGACGCAACTCTAG